Genomic segment of Salvelinus alpinus chromosome 23, SLU_Salpinus.1, whole genome shotgun sequence:
TGCACTGCTTAACAAATTCACTGTATGTCCATTTCATCAGACATGGCTGCTAGATGGAGCAGTTTGCTGTGGACTTAGCTTTTCATTCTTGTATTGTTGCCTCAATAATTCACCATTTACTATTTTTTGTCACTCCTGTACGTGGTATATAGTGTTCATATCCCATCCGTTATTATACGGAAGACGTATAGTGAGTCTTGTGGTGCTATAATAACCACACCTTATAGCTCACCTATTCACAATACCCATTAGATCTTATTCTTATAAGTTTGTATTGTGTTTTATCAGTGATTCTTTTATATACAATAAAAACCCATATGTGTAAAGATAATGgagcaatatatttttttaaataagaatCTGAGAACTAAGTCACCAAAAACTACAGGTAAAATTCAAAAAATGGCATGGGGCCCACATTGATTTTATGTTTGAGTTACTCAGCATTATAACACAACATTTAGCATTGGcttatgtgtagaattgcaggaaacgaGCTTTGAACCTGCACATTTTTTCTCTGCCTCATAACgaagtgtagaattgcaggaaactagCTTTAAAACTTGTCAAATGTTctttctgccccatggcaaacAATGGAACACTGCAGTGCAGAGACATGATGCTGGTGATTTATTTAAAGGAATGGGAAATTGGAAAAGCTGCAATACATTTATAAATACCAGTAGGCTCAAGCCAGATACACATTCTTATGACCCAAACTGTTACCTACTGCTGGTCATATCTCATTTCAAAAACCATATGGATTTTACAGGTTGACAGTCCAACTGTATAAGCTGTCATTAAATGTAATGTAGTAGAGTCTGTAGTACACTCAAGGAAATAATCTAGTGGTAAAAGCACCTAAATGCATTTGACCAAAGGGTTTTAAGTGTGGTTACAATATTTATACGGTAGAAGTTGGTCTTCCTGAATAATTCGAAAGGATAGCGAGATGGCAGCAGGTATAACAAGTGTGTAGGAAATATACACTCAAAAGGACATAAGTAATCCTATTGGGTCAACATAGCATGCAATTAAATATACTTAATGTCAGTGCAGTATCAAACTAGAACAGCTTTCCTGAAACCCCATCtgggttctcacacacacacctttaaagTACAGTACAACAGTCCTCTCAAACACAAAACACAttaagggctggattcaatccatATCACGGAAGATCTGCAttaaaatgtaaaggtaatttccgattgagccaacacagtgtttaccgtgaatgcagtctctgcgaCCACAGGAAAATTGGCTATAATTGTCAATCGCACTATAAAGCGGCTCTTCAGcgctacggattgaatagagccccaaATTCACACAATCACTTGAAACAGACGGTGATAGCCAGGAGGTAAGATAGATGAGCTAACCTGAAAATACAGGTGTTTGCATCCTGAGTGAGAGGGCGCGAGCGAGCAAAAGGCTTGGGTATTGATttgtgtaagaatgctgtttaaaCCAGCAGGTTTAAAAATAACATTCTTATGTACTGGAAATGTATTGCTACACAGTGTTGCCCCTTTTGACTAGGCCTATATAATCTACATAATTTAAATATGAAAGTTATGCTCAGTTCAGTTATGACGTCTCTATTTTTCAAACACTTAGTTTATAAGAAAAGGGTAGTCTCCAATGGGCAGACGCTAGATGCAGTGAGTGCTAAGCCTGGAAAAGTGCACATTGAAGATGTCAGTCAACTCCATAACTTTTCATAGCAGTGATCATGTAGTAGGTTAATGAAGTTGTTAAGCAGATGACATCAAATATTTTTGGGGACCTTGTGCTGTTATTGCTACACATATGAACATGGTTGTGGTGCAATGCGAGTCCTGTTTGCATTGGTTTGCTATGAGGAAATATCTACAAATTGAACACTCAGGGCCAAGAGATAATTCCCTTTTTCCATCAGAACACACAGACATCAAACAATAAGATGGCACATTCTAATTTTGTCTCAACTTAAGTTGGTTATTTTCCTTTTAAAAAAGTAGGTAGGTAGAGGCTGTTTGTCAGTTTCCGAGCGGGTGGGACGGGGGCACATCTGGTTACTATGACaaccaggtcagaggtcagggaagCGACTGGGGTCCTCCTTGTAGTCTGCTGGGATGGAGAAGATGGACTCCTCAAAGTCATCGTAGCGAAACTCTTGGAAGGTGACCGTCGCTGTGATAGTGGGGAACACAGGGATGTCTGGAACACAAAAATAGGAGAGGTTGTTTCCAGCATTTAATATGTCAGTTTCTTCATAATTTAACAATATTTcattttacagtgcattcggaaagtattcagaccccttgactttttccacattttgttacgttacagccttttctacaatggattttttatttttttattgtcctcatcaatcgacacacaatacactataatgataaagcaaaaacagattcacagaaatgttagcaaatttgttcaaaattaaaaactgaaatatcacatttacataagtgttcagaccttttactcagtactttgttaaagcacctttggctgcAATTACAGGATTGAGtattcttgggtgtgacgctacaagcctggcacacctgtatttggggagttcctccaattcttctctgcagatcttctcaggCTCTgaacaggttggatggggagcgtcgctgaacagctattttaacgtttctccagagatgttcgatcgggttcaagtcccggctctggccgggccactcaaggacattcaaagacttgtcccgaagccactcctgcgttgtcttggctgtgtgaacCTTTACCCCAGTCTGACGTCCTAAGCACTTTGAggcaggttttaatcaaggatctctctgtactttgctccgtttatctttccctcgatcctgacttgtctcgcagtccctgccgatgaaaaacatccccacagcgtgctgccaccaccatgcttcaccttaggaatggtgccaggtttcctccagacgtgatacttggcattcaggccaaagagttcaatcttggtttcattagaccaaagaatcttggtctcatggtcagagtcctttaggtgccttttggcaaactctatgcgggctgtcatgtgccttttactgaggagtggcttccgtctggccactctgccgtaaaggcctgattggtggagtgctgcagagatggttgtccttctggaaggttctcccatctccacagaggaactcaggagTTGTCAGAGTGATCaaagggttcttggtcacctccctgaccaaggcccttctctcctgattgctcagtttggccgggcggccagctgaAGGAAGAGTCTTGTaagaatcaagttgtagaaacatctcaaggatgatcaatggaaacaggacgcacctgagctcaatttcaagtctcataacaaagggtctgaatactaatgtaaataaaggttaaaaaaatatattttaattttataTATATTAAGGCAGACTAACTAAATGAAGCGcagagatatatacacacacatgaaaccttaaattaacaaaatgtggaaaaagtcaaggggtctgaatactttccaaatgcaatgtatactgaaccaaaatataaacgcaacatgaaacaatttctaagatttttcTGAGTTAGagatcatataaggaaatcagtcaattgaaataaagtcattaggccctaattgatggatttcacatgactgggactacagatatgcatctgttggtcacagatacttgaaaaaaaaggtaggggcgtggatcagaaagccagtcagtatctgttgtgaccaccatttgcttcatgcagctcgacatctccttcgcatagcatggatcaggctgttgactgtgccctgtggaatgttgtcccaatcctcttcaatggctgtgtgaagttgctgaatATTGTCGGGTACTGGAACATGCTGtagtacatgtcgatccagagcatgccAAAAAATGcgcaatgggtgacatgtctggtgagtatgcaggccttggaagaactgggacattttcagcttccaggaattgtgtacagatccttgcgacatgggcctgtgcattatcatgctgaacaatgaggtgatggcggcgggtgAATGGCACGAccatgggcctcaggatctcatcacggtatctctgtgcattcaaatcggcatccataaaatgcaattgtgttcattgtccgtagcttatgcctgtccataccataaccccaccgccaccatggggcactctgttcacaacgttgacatcagcaatcgctctcccacacaacaccatacactctgcggttgtgaggacggttggacgtactgccaaattctccaaaacgaTGTTGGgaaaggggaatacctagtcagttgtacaactgaatgccttcaactgaaatgtgtcttccgcatttaacccaactcctctgaatcagagaggtgcggagggctgccttaatcgacatccacgtcttcggcgcccggggaacagtgggctcaggggcagaacggcagatttttaccttgtcatcttggggattcgatccagcaacctttcggttactggcccaacgctctaaccgctaggctacctgtcgccctgGAGGTGGTTTAcgctagagaaattaacatgaaattatctggcagcagctctggtggacatcatTGCAGGCAACAtgttgttgtgtgacaaaactgcacattttagagtggccttttactgtccccagcacaaggtgtacctgtgtaatgatcatgttgtttaatcagtttcttgatatgccacacctgtcaggtggatggattatcttggcaaaggagaaatgctcactaacagggatgtaaacaaatttgtaacCAAAATTTgtgagaaataaactttttgtgctTATGAAAGATTTCAGGGATAttatattttagctcatgaaacatgggaccaacactttatatgttgcatttatattttagttcagtgttcAATAGATTCATACCAAGCTTGACTGGAAACCCAGGAGGAAGCTTCATTTGAACAAATTCTCTTAGTTTGTTGAAATGTTTGAATGGGGCTATGACCTCCAACACATTCAGTAACCTGGAAGAGGACAGAAAAAAGGGTCAGTGCCAAACACTTATTTTGAATTGATGTATGCATTATTCTAACAGTACATTACTAGCCTAGATCCTATTCAATCAAACTTAAAATGTACCTAAAATCAAGAGGCCTTCCAAAAGAATTTGCGAGACAAGAACTTTTCTGAATAGGCGATCTGCATCCGCCTAATATACATTTAATCAGAACCTGTGTGCACAATAACGATAAATACATGGACGTTTCCAAATGCACTACAGTCAGTGGTGAGACTGATGAGAGACTACTAGCCAATAAGAGGAGGGATTCTACTCACGACTCAATGCCCAGAGGGAAGTCCTGGCTCATGGCTACGGTCGCTTTGAAGTTCTTCTTGCTCTCCTTACACACAAGCTCTCTCCCAAGATGAGGTGCCCTggggatgaacacacacacaaacacgctaaGTCAGCACCATTGGCGTATACGTTTGGAGGTTTAATAGTAAGCCACTGCTAGTAACGATCTTCAATGAAATAACTCAATAATAAACATTGACTTGATATTAATCTGGACAGTAGTGTCATCTGTGACCTTTCTTAAAAGGAATAAAGCAGGGCTTACTTTCCGTGCTCTGCAGAAATGTACTCCTCCCAGGAGATAGTGTTGGGGTCTGGAGCAGTGAGGGACAGCCTTCTCTGAGGCTGAGGGAAAGACAGAGGAAGATCACCACATGTAGGCTTTCCTTTATGCATCATAACCACATATCCATATTATGTGCACCAAAACCACACCCACTACTGAAGAAGACCCaaagcctccctccctccatccaagTCCCTCCCTCACCTCATAGTTCTGCTCCACCAGGTTCCCTCCTTTGCTCAGGCTCTCCATGATGGCCTTGTTCCTCAAGACGTCCTCCTCACTCAGATGCTCCCGCCGTTTCCTGGACTCCAGCACCAGGCCGTTCACAGAGTAGAAGTCAGCCAGGAAGTTACCAACTCTCTCCTGCAGGGACAGACACAAGCCAGATGCATAATAAACACTGGTGGGTGCATTATTAAtgacaccctattacctatacagtacatacagtgatcactgttttacagcctgtgttcataaTGGCTGCTCAATGAAACGACCtctcctgatttgtcatagacgcttgctaaaaaactttaatgagcaagccttccttcatgaactggcctcttaAATGGTATGGAATCAGTTTGCTCCCCTCTGTCGAAGAAGCTTGGACTTTTAAACAAATGTTTTCAGTGCTATTGGTAACAAACACGCCCctataaagaaaatgagaattaaaaacaggttcagcccctggttcgaccgtgatcttacagagttactccacctcaagaattgcatttggcgaaaggctcggcacacgcagaGTCAGGCTGGCTGGCTATTGTTCAGGCaattgagaaataagtgcactcaggctatccggaaggctaTCCGGAAGAGCAGAGCAGTTCTccctctgtgggtctaaccccaagaaggaGAATAAactctcctcctcacagctgcccatgtcccttaatgttgatgatgtggttgttactgacaagaagcacatggctgagttctttaatcaccacttcaataagtcaggattcctatttgactcagccatgcctccttgcccgtccaatgtttcctcatctcccaccccttctaatgcaactagccccgatgctcctccctccttttcccctgCCCTGCTacacagtttctccctgcaggcggtcacggagtccgaggtgctaaaggagctccttaaacttgaccccaaataaccatctgggtcagattgtttagaccctttcttctttaaggttactgtccctatcatcgccaagcctatctctgacctttttaacctgtctctcctctctggggaggttcccattgcttggaaggcagccacggttcatccTGTATTTAAAGGGGCAGATCAAGCTGATAtgggcctatttctattttgccctgtttatcaaaagtgttggaaaaatcaactgactggctttcttgatgtctatagtattctccctgatatgcaatctggtttccactcaggttatggatgtgtcactgcaacctaaaaggtcctcaatgatgtcaccattgcccttgattctaaacaatattgtgctgctatttttattgacttggccaaagatttttatacggtagaccattccattcttgtgggacggctaaggagtattggtgtctctgaggggtctttggcctggtttgcgaactacctctctcaaagagtgcagtgcataaagtcagaacatctgctgtctcagccactgcctgtcaccaagggagtaacccaaagctcaatcctaggccccacgctcttctcaattgacatcaacaacatagctcaggcaatAGAAAgcgctctcatccatttatatgcagatgatagtcctatactcagctggcccctccctggattttgtgttaaatgctctataaCAAAGcttttagtgtccaacaagctttctctgcccttaaccttgttctgaacacctccaaaacaaaggtaatggggtttggtaagaagaatgcccctctccctacaggtgtgattactacctcagagtttagagcttgaggtagtcgcCTCATACAAGTTAGCGGGAGTATGGCTAGagagtacactgtccttctctcagcacatatcaaagctgcaggctaaggttaaatctagacttggtttcctctatcgtaatcgctcttctttcaccccagctgccaaactaaccctgattcagatgaccctcctacccatgctagattacggagacataatttatagatcggcaggtaaaggtgttctcgagcggctagacgttctttaccattcgggccatcagatttgccaccaatgctccttataggacacatcactgcactctatactcctctgtaaactggtgaTCTTTGTATACctgttgcaagacccactggttgatgcttatttataaaaccctcttatgcctcactcccccctatctgagatacctactgcagccctcatcctccacatacaacacccgttctgccagtcacattctgttaaaggtccccaaagcacacacatccctgagtcgctcgtcttttcagttcgctgcaactagcgactggaacgagctgcaacaaacactcaaactggacagatTTATTTCAATCTCtttattcaaagactcaatcatggacactcttactgacagttgtggctgatttgcgtgatgtattgttgtctctaccttcttgccctttgtgctgttgtctgtgccatgttatgtgctgctgccatgtggtgttgctaccatgttgttgtcatgttgtgctgctaccatgctgccttgctatgttgttgtcttaggtctgtctttatgtagtgttgtctctcttgtcgtgatgtgtgttatgtcctatatttctattttatttgacatttttaatCCCAGCTCCCGTCCCcgcaggccttttgccttttggtaggccgtcattgtaaataagaatttgttcttaactgacttgcctagttaaataaaggttaaataaatataaataaaacacaGCTTATGATCAGAGACCAATTGTATTATTTCCTCTATATTCCAGTGACACCTGCCCCCCTCTCCACATTCTGCTGTGTTTCAACAAAATAAATTGCCTATTGAACAGGACCGGAACCGGGAGGGGTGCTTACCGTCTTGTCCTGCCTGAAGAGCCAGCCGATCTGACTGCGGGAGAAGGTGATAGATTTGGTGGACAGGGTGGCAGAATAGACATCACTGCTCATCAGGATGTCCACCTCCTCCTCAGTCTCCATCTCAGACTCCTGCAGGGACACATCAggcagtcatcataatcatcatcataatgacatcacagaaTTCAATAGGTCCCATTATCTTTAAGGGGGACATGGTGAAAAGAGAACTTCCACACACATAAGAttccagaagaaaaaaaagatgatCCATTGTAACAATAACTGATCTTTCAATCAATCAACCTTTGCCAGGGCAATAGAAACATTCGTGTAAGGTTGGGTGGCTTGGAGAACATGGTGCCAGACCATATAGATCACATTCATGTGAGGTTGGGTGGTTTGGAGGACATGGTACCAAACCATATAGATCACCTCGTGGTGTATCCGCTGGTACACCTTCTGCTCATTGTCCAGGACATAGAAGGACTTGGAGGGCGGAGCATCTCCGTTAAAGATGAAGCTGAGGTCTCCTCTCTGACACTTCATATCTGAGaagtctatcagagttgtgtccAGTCTgtcaaaggagaaagagagagaaggagaaagagtgtAATGTGTTAACTCTGGGAGATGAGTGGTTGCACACGCCAGCTATAATCCTCACAACTTGTAGCTGGCGTCTGTGTCAAACGTGTATGTGATGCCTTACCTGATGTTGATCCCCTGCTTGTAGATCTTGCAGTTATCAGATGGCAAAATACGGGAGAGCAAGGGCACTATGAGACACGAGAAATAAAATGTAATGATCAACAGTAGTTAACGGATAAGATTCATTAAGATAAACTGCAGAGATAATATGTGGTATCATTATGTGGTATATAAATGAACATGGCCGTGACTAGACAATGCATGgtctttaaagggatagttatctacttccccagagtcagatgaactcgtggatacaatTGTTATGTCTCTGTATCCAGTATGATGAAGTAAGAGGTAGTTTAgccagccaatgctaactagctaagGGCAAAGATGAAGTCTTCAGGTACAGCTAGACTTCGTCGTTGcactaggccagtggttcccaaactgtggggcccGCCCCGAAGGGTCAGCAGTGGGGGTCAGCCCCCCCCTcaatttttttcttttcttttttaaaggAACTCAGTCTGGCTTTAAACTTACttctgaaagttgtaatagtagaaagtACGAGGAGCAATTTCGAAACTGGTTAGTGCATCGTCAGATCCTTGTCACgttagtcattgcataccttgtcagaaatgtccagatcaactagcccatgtcagctactGATTTTATATTTCGTTTTTATTagcccatatacagttgaagtcggaagattacatacacgtagccaaatacatatactccgttttccacaattcctgacatttaatcctagtaaaaattcctcgtcttaggtcagttaggatcaccactttattttaagaatgtgaaatgtcagaataatagtagagaattatttatttcagcttttatttcttccatcatattcccagtgggtcagaagtttacatacactcaattagtatttgatatcattgcctttaaattgtttaactttttgggaagttttgggtagccttccacaagcttcccacaataagttgggtgaattttgtcccattcctcttgacacagctggtgtaactaactcaggtttgtaggcctccttgctcgcacacgctttttcagttccgcccacaaattttctataggattgaggtcagggctttgtaatggctactccaataccttgactttgttgtccttaagtcattttgctacaactttggaagtatgcttggggttattgtccatttggaagaccatttgcgaccaagctttaacttcctgattgaagtcttgagatgttgcttcaatatatccatatcatttccctacctcatgatgccatctattttgtgaagtgcaccagtccctcctgcagcaaagcacccccacaacttgatgctgccaaccccgtgcttcatggttgggatggtgtccttcggcttggaagcctccccctttttcctccaaacataatgatggtcattacagttctatttttgtttcattagacatctctccaaaaagtacgatctttgtccccatgtgcagttgcaaaccgtagtctggcttttttatggtggttttggagcagtggcttcttccctgctgagtggtctttcaggttatgttgatataggactcgttttactgtggatatagatactttgtacctgttccctccagcatcttcacaaggtcctttgctgttattctgggattgatttgcacttttcacaccaaagtacgttcatctctaggagacagaacgcgtctccttcctgagcggtatgacggctgtgtggtcccatggtgtttatacttgcgtactattgtttgtacagatgaacgtggtaccttcaggcatttggaaattgctcccaaggatgaaccagacttgttgaggtctacaatttttttctgaggtcttggctgatttcttttgattttcccatgatgtcaagcaaagaggcactgagtttgacagtaggccttgaaatacatccacatgtacacctccaattgacccaaattatgtcaatcagggcctcccgggtggcgcagtggtctaaggcactgtatcgcagtgctagccg
This window contains:
- the LOC139550620 gene encoding ankyrin repeat domain-containing protein 13C-like; its protein translation is MTGEKIRTLRKDHNNKPSKDGAITLMETFDESTNGTITSPTPNGTTITYKSNKNHNKTVKPMALQQQLSNINATNANQSVCTIIDDYNKNPIILTNGNEDLNLEFPVHECVFRGDVRRLSSLIRTQNISQKDVHGNTPLHVAVMMGHKECALLLLAHNAPVKVKNAQGWSPLAEAISYGDRQMITAILRKLKQQSRESVADKRPKLLRALKELGDFYFELHWDFQSWVPLLSRILPSDNCKIYKQGINIRLDTTLIDFSDMKCQRGDLSFIFNGDAPPSKSFYVLDNEQKVYQRIHHEESEMETEEEVDILMSSDVYSATLSTKSITFSRSQIGWLFRQDKTERVGNFLADFYSVNGLVLESRKRREHLSEEDVLRNKAIMESLSKGGNLVEQNYEPQRRLSLTAPDPNTISWEEYISAEHGKAPHLGRELVCKESKKNFKATVAMSQDFPLGIESLLNVLEVIAPFKHFNKLREFVQMKLPPGFPVKLDIPVFPTITATVTFQEFRYDDFEESIFSIPADYKEDPSRFPDL